A portion of the Celeribacter baekdonensis genome contains these proteins:
- a CDS encoding TRAP transporter substrate-binding protein codes for MKTHIKSLAAVAATVSALVAAPVMAKGTKLDIQSAWPLTMPASGANAAYLGDKLNETSGGSLDVTVYGAGKLVPSLQIFDAVQQGSLDAGITSPLYVAGRFPAVQLFGGIPFGPDAITHTAWLYDGGGREIWSEIYAKQGVVTIPCGLMDSEAGGWYNFEINTIDDLKGKKVRFAGLAGEAMAKVGASIVLLPGGEIYPGLEKGLIDGTELSMPAIDITLGLQQVGKYYYLPGWHQPAAMNELIVNQAKWDSLDASQQALIEESCKAVNLESITSTMALNAKAVAEFEAAGVEIKSFPPEVLEHLHAAFDEVIAEQTAKDADFKRVWDSLTAYRASVAPWAERR; via the coding sequence ATGAAGACGCACATCAAATCTCTGGCCGCCGTGGCCGCTACGGTTTCTGCACTGGTGGCCGCCCCGGTTATGGCCAAGGGAACAAAACTTGACATCCAAAGCGCATGGCCTTTGACCATGCCCGCAAGTGGTGCCAACGCAGCCTATTTGGGCGATAAGCTCAATGAAACCTCCGGCGGTTCGCTTGATGTGACCGTTTACGGTGCGGGCAAATTAGTGCCGTCGCTGCAGATTTTCGACGCGGTGCAACAGGGCTCGCTGGATGCCGGTATCACCTCGCCGCTTTATGTCGCGGGTCGTTTCCCGGCGGTGCAATTGTTTGGCGGCATCCCCTTTGGCCCCGATGCGATCACTCACACCGCCTGGCTGTATGACGGCGGAGGCCGCGAAATCTGGTCCGAAATCTATGCCAAACAGGGCGTTGTGACCATTCCCTGCGGTCTGATGGATAGCGAAGCCGGCGGGTGGTACAATTTCGAAATCAACACCATCGACGACCTCAAAGGCAAGAAAGTTCGGTTTGCCGGTCTGGCAGGTGAAGCCATGGCCAAGGTCGGTGCGTCCATCGTGCTTTTGCCGGGTGGCGAGATCTATCCGGGTCTTGAAAAAGGTCTGATTGATGGCACCGAATTGTCCATGCCCGCCATCGACATCACTCTGGGTCTTCAGCAAGTGGGCAAATACTATTACCTCCCCGGTTGGCACCAACCCGCTGCGATGAATGAGTTGATCGTCAATCAGGCGAAATGGGACAGTTTGGATGCAAGCCAACAGGCTTTGATCGAAGAGAGCTGTAAGGCCGTGAACCTTGAATCCATCACCTCGACCATGGCGTTGAATGCCAAAGCCGTGGCCGAGTTTGAAGCCGCCGGTGTTGAGATCAAATCCTTTCCGCCGGAAGTCTTGGAGCATCTCCATGCCGCTTTTGACGAGGTGATCGCAGAACAAACTGCCAAAGACGCCGATTTCAAACGGGTCTGGGATTCGCTGACCGCCTATCGCGCCTC
- a CDS encoding GMC family oxidoreductase, whose translation MNAHTYPQLTADLNGKTFDYIICGAGSAGCVIAARLSEDPAVSVLLIEAGHGDTPDMVSTPLRVIDIWFSDYDWGFSTVPQKHAGNRQVYWPRGKVMGGCSSMNGMIYVRGHKADYDAWALQGNYGWDWQSVLPYFKKIEDFQGGTDDYRATGGPLRVIKDYEPHPVMEALVKAGVEAGIPYNQDYNGETTDGISRIQFNISEGRPKVMSLFAPLPFSKNSRARVPKLRTPSSICLSHSNPALRPPQHRLRPWCVTHDTSRESGRKGRTNPIGENNEDAHQISGRRGRYGFCTGGRPGYGQGNKT comes from the coding sequence ATGAATGCCCATACATATCCCCAGCTCACCGCCGATCTGAACGGCAAAACATTTGACTATATCATCTGTGGTGCCGGGTCCGCCGGATGCGTGATTGCTGCGCGCCTGTCCGAAGATCCCGCAGTGTCCGTCCTTCTGATTGAAGCAGGTCACGGTGACACGCCCGACATGGTCTCCACCCCGCTGCGGGTGATCGACATTTGGTTTTCCGATTACGATTGGGGCTTTTCGACGGTGCCGCAAAAACATGCCGGAAACCGCCAAGTCTATTGGCCACGCGGTAAGGTCATGGGCGGCTGTTCGTCGATGAACGGCATGATCTATGTGCGTGGCCACAAGGCCGATTATGACGCGTGGGCGCTTCAGGGCAACTATGGTTGGGATTGGCAATCTGTCTTGCCGTATTTCAAGAAAATCGAAGATTTTCAAGGAGGTACGGATGACTACCGTGCCACCGGCGGGCCGCTTCGTGTGATCAAGGACTACGAGCCGCACCCGGTGATGGAGGCTTTGGTCAAAGCCGGTGTCGAAGCTGGCATTCCCTATAACCAAGATTACAACGGCGAGACCACAGACGGTATTTCGCGCATCCAGTTCAACATCAGCGAAGGTAGGCCGAAAGTTATGTCCCTTTTTGCGCCCTTGCCGTTCTCGAAGAACTCTCGGGCGCGCGTACCGAAGTTGAGGACCCCTTCCTCGATTTGCTTATCGCACAGCAACCCAGCACTGAGGCCGCCGCAGCACAGATTGCGGCCTTGGTGCGTCACCCACGACACGTCTCGTGAATCCGGCCGGAAAGGTCGAACTAACCCAATAGGAGAAAACAATGAAGACGCACATCAAATCTCTGGCCGCCGTGGCCGCTACGGTTTCTGCACTGGTGGCCGCCCCGGTTATGGCCAAGGGAACAAAACTTGA